Proteins from one Plasmodium cynomolgi strain B DNA, chromosome 10, whole genome shotgun sequence genomic window:
- a CDS encoding SICAvar-like protein (putative), with protein NIIEHIEHVEHVEHIERIEHIEPDHPLAPDENYGYLLEECQKGDSDLAKEEFLQILVELCMQHEFMSEKFMEEGNADGNLLHGPSANHDSSNNDSIRTEIILFKE; from the exons AACATCATCGAACATATCGAACATGTCGAACATGTCGAACACATCGAACGCATTGAACACATAGAACCCGATCATCCATTAGCACCGGATGAAAATTATGGATATC TTTTGGAAGAATGTCAAAAAGGAGATTCGGACTTAGCTAAAGAagaatttcttcaaatccTGGTGGAGCTATGTATGCAACACGAATTTATGAGTGAGAAGTTTATGGAAGAAGGAAACGCAGATGGTAATTTATTACATGGTCCTTCAGCAAACCATGATTCATCCAACAATGATTCCATAAGGacagaaattattttgttcaagGAG